A genomic segment from Flavobacterium litorale encodes:
- a CDS encoding TetR/AcrR family transcriptional regulator: MSDKKDIDTEQLIKNTAKRMFFGEGLYNATTQEIADKAGVNRTLINYYFRSRDNLFQIIFDEAREEEVAFTDNIMSLDIPFKEKISGYLDMYFEQSEKYPYLEIYMVTQMNQNCHYSKDPEVMERVLDKFYLEIALEMEKGNIMKMRPEQFLLNMISLTCFPISMRPLIEQSLGCTTAQYSALLAERKEIIMNTLFKQ; this comes from the coding sequence ATGTCAGATAAAAAAGATATAGATACTGAGCAATTAATAAAGAACACCGCCAAAAGAATGTTTTTTGGCGAAGGACTTTACAATGCTACTACTCAAGAGATTGCCGATAAAGCAGGTGTAAACAGAACACTTATAAATTATTATTTCCGTTCCAGAGACAACCTGTTCCAGATTATTTTCGATGAAGCGCGAGAGGAAGAAGTAGCTTTTACAGACAACATCATGTCGTTGGATATTCCTTTTAAAGAAAAAATATCGGGGTACTTGGATATGTATTTCGAGCAATCGGAAAAGTACCCTTACCTAGAAATTTATATGGTTACCCAAATGAACCAAAATTGCCATTACTCTAAAGACCCTGAGGTTATGGAGCGTGTACTGGATAAGTTTTATTTGGAAATAGCATTAGAGATGGAAAAAGGCAATATAATGAAGATGCGCCCCGAGCAATTCCTATTAAACATGATATCGTTAACATGCTTTCCAATTTCCATGCGACCATTAATTGAGCAATCCTTAGGATGCACCACGGCGCAATATTCGGCTTTACTGGCAGAGCGTAAAGAAATTATAATGAATACCCTTTTTAAACAATAA
- a CDS encoding efflux RND transporter periplasmic adaptor subunit, with product MKNIVYITALSLLLISCGGNEKVNVDEAIESKDLEKMKESRKIVHTEYEKLAADLARLDEAIEEIDPNKKLLLVESMIVKDTAFTHYIEIQGNIDTKQNIIIYPEMSGILNQLNVKAGQKVTKGQVLATIDDGGLSSQVAQAQAQLSLAQTTFDRQKRLWDQKIGSEIQYLEAETNLASQQKVVAQLQSQLAKTTVRAPFSGTIDEVMTERGKVVGLGEDLFRIVSLNDMYVSANIPESYTEQVKLGASVEVFISSLGKTYNGKVRQISNFINPSNRSFGIEVAVPNPEKLLRPNQVAILKIEDYTSEDALLVPENIIQQRSNGRLVVYTVAGSKDEVIAKENEVKTGYTSGAYVEIKSGLKKGDKVITGGANAVEDGTEIKVIK from the coding sequence ATGAAAAACATAGTATATATAACTGCCCTTTCGCTCCTTTTAATTTCATGTGGCGGTAACGAAAAAGTTAACGTTGATGAGGCAATAGAATCTAAAGACCTCGAAAAAATGAAAGAGTCGCGCAAAATTGTGCATACGGAATACGAAAAGCTAGCAGCCGACCTTGCACGTCTTGATGAAGCTATTGAAGAAATAGACCCTAATAAAAAATTACTACTAGTAGAGTCGATGATTGTAAAGGATACCGCTTTTACACACTACATCGAGATACAAGGTAATATCGATACTAAACAGAACATCATTATATACCCAGAAATGTCGGGGATATTAAACCAGCTTAATGTAAAAGCAGGACAAAAAGTAACTAAAGGACAAGTTTTAGCTACTATAGATGACGGAGGGCTTAGCTCGCAAGTAGCACAAGCACAAGCACAACTTTCGTTAGCGCAAACCACATTCGACAGACAAAAACGCCTTTGGGATCAAAAAATAGGTTCCGAAATACAGTACCTAGAGGCAGAAACCAACTTAGCAAGCCAACAAAAAGTAGTAGCACAACTGCAATCGCAATTAGCTAAAACAACAGTACGCGCACCGTTTTCTGGAACTATAGATGAGGTAATGACTGAAAGAGGAAAAGTAGTAGGCCTAGGGGAAGACCTATTCCGTATTGTAAGCCTTAACGATATGTATGTTAGTGCCAACATCCCAGAGTCGTACACCGAGCAGGTAAAGCTAGGTGCCAGCGTAGAGGTATTTATAAGCTCGTTAGGCAAAACCTACAACGGTAAAGTACGCCAAATAAGCAACTTTATAAACCCAAGCAACAGGAGCTTTGGTATAGAGGTAGCCGTACCTAACCCAGAAAAATTACTACGCCCTAACCAAGTAGCCATACTTAAAATAGAAGACTATACGAGCGAAGATGCTTTACTAGTACCCGAAAATATAATTCAGCAAAGAAGTAACGGACGCCTTGTAGTATACACTGTTGCAGGCAGTAAAGACGAGGTTATAGCAAAAGAAAACGAAGTAAAAACAGGATATACCTCTGGGGCTTACGTAGAAATTAAATCGGGGCTTAAAAAAGGAGACAAGGTAATAACTGGAGGTGCAAACGCTGTAGAGGATGGTACCGAGATTAAAGTTATTAAATAA
- a CDS encoding TolC family protein, with product MNQNQSPFVGNFLKGLSLLLVCLFAPQMQAQEQPNSYSYSLQEAVQHAMEYNYTIINSERDVQASYKKKWETIAVGLPQISASGNYQNNFTIQQSVIPSEIFGGTPGEFTAIAFSTRHTATASAKLDQLIFDGSYIVGVKAAKTFLDFYKISKEKTDIEITEQVINAYGNVLLTQENISILEKNKATLEKNKFETNESFKSGFAEEEDVEQISITLASTVSSLNNAKRLEKITLNMLKLVLGINLDDDLVVTDKLEDLTRENLDLAITGTEFNVKSNVDYRMGMNNQEQRRLEVMNEKSKALPTLSTSLAFGYNGFNNDFDFFNSQQQWLDYSYLSVNLNIPIFSSFARSARTQQAKIKLEQAKTELTELEQNLKLQYEQAKSEYEYSVEEYTTSKNNMRLAERIENKQQIKFREGLSSSFELSEAQRQLYASQQNYLQAMVNVINTKAALQKLTAQ from the coding sequence ATGAATCAAAACCAAAGTCCATTTGTAGGTAACTTTTTAAAAGGACTAAGTTTGCTACTGGTTTGTTTGTTTGCCCCCCAAATGCAAGCGCAAGAACAACCAAACAGCTATAGTTATAGCCTACAGGAAGCCGTGCAACACGCTATGGAGTACAATTACACAATAATTAACTCTGAGCGCGATGTACAGGCATCGTACAAAAAGAAATGGGAAACCATTGCAGTAGGGCTACCACAAATAAGTGCTAGCGGTAACTACCAAAATAATTTTACCATACAACAATCTGTAATCCCATCAGAAATATTTGGTGGTACTCCAGGAGAGTTTACAGCTATAGCCTTTTCTACAAGACACACAGCAACAGCAAGTGCCAAGTTGGATCAGCTAATTTTTGACGGTAGCTATATAGTAGGTGTAAAAGCAGCAAAAACATTCTTGGATTTTTATAAGATATCAAAGGAAAAAACAGATATCGAAATAACCGAACAGGTAATTAATGCTTACGGTAATGTGTTGCTTACACAAGAGAACATTAGTATACTGGAGAAAAACAAGGCTACACTAGAGAAAAACAAGTTTGAAACCAACGAAAGTTTTAAAAGTGGTTTTGCCGAAGAGGAAGATGTAGAGCAAATATCCATAACCTTAGCCTCTACCGTTAGCTCGTTAAACAATGCAAAAAGGTTGGAAAAAATTACCCTGAACATGCTAAAATTAGTATTGGGTATTAATTTGGACGATGATTTAGTGGTTACCGATAAACTAGAGGACTTAACTAGAGAAAATCTTGACCTTGCTATTACTGGTACAGAGTTCAATGTAAAATCGAATGTTGATTACCGAATGGGCATGAACAACCAAGAGCAAAGAAGGCTGGAGGTAATGAACGAAAAGAGTAAAGCGTTACCTACCCTATCTACCAGTTTGGCATTTGGGTATAATGGTTTTAATAACGATTTCGACTTTTTTAACAGCCAACAACAATGGTTGGATTACTCGTACTTATCAGTAAACCTTAACATTCCAATTTTTAGCAGTTTTGCACGTAGTGCCCGTACACAACAAGCTAAAATTAAACTGGAACAAGCTAAAACAGAGCTTACAGAGCTAGAGCAAAACCTAAAACTACAATACGAACAAGCCAAAAGCGAATACGAGTATAGTGTAGAGGAATATACAACCTCTAAAAACAACATGCGCCTTGCAGAACGTATTGAGAATAAACAACAAATAAAGTTCCGCGAAGGGCTTTCGTCAAGTTTCGAGCTATCCGAAGCCCAAAGGCAGTTGTATGCATCGCAACAAAATTACCTGCAAGCTATGGTAAACGTAATAAATACAAAAGCAGCCTTACAAAAACTAACCGCACAATAA